In Oscillospiraceae bacterium, the sequence ATGGAGCATGGTCCTGGAATTTGAAAAAATATTTCTTGAAATACTTGACAAAAATGTAAATATATGTAATAATAAAGAAGATGAAATTCATTTTGTCTTGATGGCAGAATGCAAAAGTGAATTTGAAAAAGCGGGATAATTCGCCGTGTTTGCGGCGAGCGAGGCTTTTGACATTTGAACAAGATATGGTTGGTGAAAGTATGTCTTATATCAGCAATGAGATGGCGGGGCGAAAAGTCGCTGTCCTTGTCGAAACTGAGTATATACACGATGAGGTTGAGTATTATAAGACTTTTTTCGGTTCGCTCGGTGCACAGGTTGATTGTATGACCTATCTTTGGGGGCAGAGTGAACGTCGGATAATCTGTGACATAACGGACACGGAAAATCCGGAATCTCAAATACATACAATGCTCATCGACAAAGAAATCGCCAAATACAACCCGAACGATTATGATATTGTGCTTGTGGCGGCGAATTATGTGGCCTGCCGTTTGCGTGAAATTCCGCCCATGGGAAGTCTCGGAAGTGTTGATACGCTTCGCTCTCCTGCCGCCGTCAGATTTGCCGCAAGTGCGATGGCGAATCCTTTCATTGTGAAAGGTTGTTTGTGCCATTCGCTATGGCTTTATACCGCTACACCGGAATTGCTGAAAGGCAGAAAAGTGATTTGTCATACAGTGGTTCTTGCCGATATCCAGAACGCCGGTGCCATTTATCTCCCCGATGAATCGCATGTCGTCGTTGATAACGATTTGGTGACGGGTCGTTCAGTGGCGGATTTGAAAGAATATTGCAACAGGTTGCTCGTCACTTGGCGAAAGATAAACAACAAACAATAAGGGTCTGTCGAAAAATAATCTATACATTTGACTTGCCCTTTTGCGCCTCGGCCGCGTTGCCGGAACCCTTGAATACTACAAGTATTCGCGGAACCCGGCGCCTTGCCGGG encodes:
- a CDS encoding DJ-1/PfpI family protein — protein: MTFEQDMVGESMSYISNEMAGRKVAVLVETEYIHDEVEYYKTFFGSLGAQVDCMTYLWGQSERRIICDITDTENPESQIHTMLIDKEIAKYNPNDYDIVLVAANYVACRLREIPPMGSLGSVDTLRSPAAVRFAASAMANPFIVKGCLCHSLWLYTATPELLKGRKVICHTVVLADIQNAGAIYLPDESHVVVDNDLVTGRSVADLKEYCNRLLVTWRKINNKQ